GCTTCCGGTGATCAGGCTTAGGCGAAGGTTTTGACGAAGGCTTCCAGCACCGACTTCAGCTCGGCTTCGAGCTCGGCGGTGAGGTCCTTCTTGGCGCGGATGCCGTCCAGCAGCGAGGCGTTCGACGAGTGGATGCGGGCCAGGAGCTCGCTCTCGAAACGACCGATGTCCGAAACGGCGATGCCGTCCAGATAGCCGCGCGTACCGGCGTAGACCGAGACGACCTGCTCTTCCATGGTCAGCGGCGAATACTGGGGCTGCTTCAGCAGCTCCGTCAGGCGCGCGCCGCGGGCCAGCAACTTCTGGGTCGAGGCGTCCAGGTCCGAACCGAACTTGGCGAAGGCGGCCATTTCCCGATACTGGGCCAGCTCGCCCTTGATGGAGCCCGCAACCTTCTTCATGGCCTTGGTCTGGGCCGAGGAGCCCACGCGCGACACCGAGATGCCGACGTTCACGGCCGGGCGGATGCCCTGGTAGAAAAGGTCGGATTCCAGGAAGATCTGGCCGTCGGTGATCGAGATCACGTTCGTCGGGATATAGGCCGAAACGTCGTTGGCCTGGGTTTCGATCAGCGGCAGGGCGGTCATCGAGCCCGAGCCGTAGTCGGCGTTCAGCTTGGCCGAACGCTCCAGCAGACGCGAGTGCAGGTAGAAGACGTCGCCCGGATAGGCTTCACGACCCGGCGGGCGGCGCAGCAGCAAGGACATCTGGCGGTAGGCGACGGCTTGCTTGGACAGGTCGTCATAGACGATCAGGGCGTGCATGCCGTTGTCGCGGAAGAACTCGCCCATGGCGGTGCCGGCGAACGGAGCCAGGAACTGCAGCGGGGCCGGTTCCGAGGCCGTGGCGGCGACGACGATGGTGTAGTCTAGGGCGCCGCGCTCTTCGAGCGTCTTGACGATCTGGGCGACGGTCGAACGCTTCTGACCGATGGCGACGTAGATGCAGTACAGCTTCTCGCCTTCCGACGCCGCGGCGGCGTTGGTCGACTTCTGGTTCAGGATGGTGTCGATGGCGACGGCGGTCTTGCCGACCTGACGGTCGCCGATGATCAGCTCGCGCTGGCCGCGGCCGACGGGGATCAGGGTGTCGATGGCCTTCAGGCCGGTCTGCATCGGCTCGTGCACCGACTTGCGGGGGATGATGCCCGGGGCCTTGACGTCGACGCGGCGACGCTCGGTGAAGGAGATCGGGCCCTTGCCGTCGATCGGCTCGCCCAGCGGGTTGACGACGCGGCCCAGCAGGCCCTTGCCGACCGGAACGTCCACGATCTCGCCGAGGCGGCGGACTTCGTCGCCTTCAGCGATGGCGGCGTCGGCGCCGAAGATAACCGCGCCGACGTTGTCGCGCTCGAGGTTCAGGGCCATGCCCTTCACGCCGGCCTTGGGGAACTCGATCATCTCGCCGGCCTGGACGTTGTCCAGACCGTGGATGCGGGCGATGCCGTCGCCGACCGACAGCACCTGGCCGACGTCGGACACGTCCGCTTCAACGCCGAAGGAGGCGATCTGCGACTTGAGGATGGCCGAAATCTCGGCGGCGCGGATGTCCATTTGGATCTCTCTGTCTTCGTCTTCAGGTCGGGCTGTGAGGCCCGCTACATTCTTGTTGGCGCGCGCCTTAGGCGCGCTTGAGGGCGAACTTCATCTGGTCGAGCTTGGTCTTCAACGAGGCGTCGAACAGCTTCGAGCCGACCTTCACCTTCAGGCCGCCCAGGATCGACGGATCGACCCGGGTGGTGATTTCGGGGTTCTTGCCCAGGGCCGTCGTCAGGGCCGTGGTGATGGTCTTCAGCTGGGCCGCGGTCAGGGCCTGGGTCGAGACGACCTCGGCGGCGACGATGCCGGCATGCTTGGCGTACAGGGCCTCGAAACCGGCGATGACGGCGGCCAGATCGCGGGCTCGGCCGTTCTGGGCCAGCAGGCCGAGGAAATTCCGGGTGGTGATCTCGAACTTCGCCCTGGTCGCGATGGCGATCAGGCCCTTGACCTGGTCCTCGGCCGAAATCACCGGCGAGGTAGCGAGGCGGCGCAGGTCGGCGCTCTCGGTCCAGGCGGCCTTCAGCGACTTGAGATCGGCGCGCACGGCGTCGATTTTGTTCGTCTCGAGGGCGAGGTCAAACAGCGCCTGTGCGTAGCGCTCGCCGACTTCCGTCGTCCTGAAATCGTCTGCCAAGGTGTCGTACCCGTTCGGTCAAGCTTTTGTGGTCGCGACCGGCGGCGATGTCCGCGCCGGCCAAGGGCCTGAAATGCTTAAGGAAAGCACGCACAGGGCCGTTTCGTCAGAAACGCCCCTATGAAGCCGGGCGCCTGATAGCATGGGGTTTTCCCGCTCGCAACAAGTCGTGATCGGACGGATGAGCGGCACGGTTGCGATCCTGCGGCGTTCCGTCTCACCGTGTTCGCCCTCCCGCCCCGAAAGACCGCATGGCCGCATCGACCAACAAGAACGTCGTCTTCGCCGCCCTGGCCGGGAATCTGGCCATCGCCGTGACCAAGCTGATCGCGGCCCTGATCACCGGTTCGGCGGCGATGATGTCGGAAGCGATCCACTCGGCCGTCGATACGGGCAACCAGGTCCTGCTGCTGGTCGGACTGAGGCGCGCGGCCCGTCCGGCGACCGAAACCCACCCGTTCGGCCACGGGCTGCAACTGTATTTCTACACCTTCGTGGTGTCGGTGCTCATCTTCGGCGTCGGGGCCGTGGTCTCGATCACCCACGGGATCGACCGCATCCGCGCGCCCGAGCCGATCGAGAACCCGTGGGTCAACTACGTCGTCCTGGGTCTGTCGGTCGTGTTCGAAGGGGCGTCCTGGTTCGTGGCCCTGAAGGCGTTCAACACCGAGCGCGGCGACAGGCCCTTCCTGAAGTCCATCCATGGGTCCAAGGATCCGACCGTCTTCACGGTGCTGTTCGAGGACACTGCGGCGCTGTCGGGTCTGGTCGTCGCCCTGGTCGGGGTGGTGTGTAGCCAGCTGTTCGACCTGCCGGTGCTGGACGGGATCGCCTCCATCGTCATCGGTGTGATCCTGGCCGTGACCGCCGCCTTCCTCGCCTTCGAGAGCCAGAGCCTGCTTACCGGCGAGGCCGCCGATCCGGCGACGCGCGAGGGCATCCGCGCCATCGCCGCGGCCGAACCGGGCGTCGAGGGCCTGAACGACGCCCGCACCATGCATTTCGGCCCTAACGAAATCCTCGTGTGCCTCAGCCTCGATTTCCGCAACGACCTCTCAGCCGCTGACGTCGAGGACACGGTCGCCCGACTGGAGCAGAAGCTCCGCGCCGCCTACCCCCAGGCCGGCCGCATCTATGTCGAGGCCCAGAGTTTCGCCTCCCATTCGGCGGTGCGGGAAGCGGTCATCGCGGGCGGCGGGGCGGGGGCTCTGGTCTCCGACGTCCCGGCGCCGAGCCAACCCTGAGCCGCCAAGCGACAATCAGACGCGGGTCGGGGATGACGGGATTACAGAGTCCTGCATTATCTAGGCGGCCACGCTTTCAAGGACTCCCATGTTCGACGCCATCGTCCCGCTTCTGACCGACCCCGCCGCCTGGCTGGCCCTGACCACCCTCATCGTGATGGAGGTGGTGCTGGGGATCGACAACCTGGTCTTCATTTCCATCCTGTCGAACAAGCTGCCGCCCGAGCAGAGGCAGAAGGTGCGCCGGCTGGGCATCGGCCTGGCCCTGATCATGCGTCTGGGCCTGCTGGCCACCATCGGCTGGATTGTCGGCCTGACCGCCCCGGTATTCAACCTGGGCTTCCATGGTCCGCTGAACAGCCACGGCGAGCCGTCCTTCGACACCATGTTCAGCTGGCGCGACCTGATCCTGATCGCCGGCGGCCTGTTCCTGCTGTGGAAGGCGACCAAGGAGATCCACCACACGGTCGATCCGACGCCCAGCCACGACGTGCTCGACAAGAAGTCGGTCGTCATCAACAACGCCGGCGCCGCCATCGTCCAGATCATCCTGCTGGACCTGGTCTTCTCGGTCGATTCCATCCTGACCGCCGTCGGCATGACCGATCACGTGCCGATCATGATGGTGGCGGTGATCGTCGCCGTGACCGTGATGCTGCTGGCCTCGGACCCGCTGGCCAACTTCATCGACAAGAACCCGACCGTGGTCATGCTGGCCCTAGGCTTCCTGCTGATGATCGGCGCCGTCCTGATCGCCGATGGCTTCGGGGTCCATGTGCCCAAGGGCTATATCTATGCCGCCATGGCCTTCTCGGCTCTGGTCGAAGGGCTGAACATGGCCGGGCGCGCCTCGTCGAAGAAGAAGCAGGCCGCGCTTGACGCGCATCAGGCCGAACTGAACGCGCGCGAAACGGCGGGACCCGGGGTATAGGCGAAGGATGCGCCTCAGTCTTCCCGTCCGTCTCTCGGCCCTCTTCATGCTCCTCGGCGCCTGCGCCGCCCCGATGGGGGCGGCCTCGGCCCCCTTGGCGGAAGCGGCGCAGGCGCCCCCCGCTGCGGGCACGACCGGGACCGTCCCGGTGCTGGGATATGAGATTGTGCGGACCTTCCCGCATGCGACCGACGCCTTCACCGAGGGCCTCTTCTATCGCGGCGAGGGCGCCGAGGCCGAACTGGTCGAGAGCACCGGCCGCTTCCCGTCCGACATCCGCATCGTCCGGCTGGCCGACGGCGAGGTCCTGAGAAAGCGGGTGCTGGACACCGCCTATTTCGGCGAGGGCATCGTCCAGGTCGGCGACCGGCTGATCAGCCTGACCTGGCGCAACCATCTGGGCTTCATCTGGAACGCCACGGACCTGAGCCCGATGGGGCTCTTCTCCTATACGGGCGAGGGCTGGGCCCTGACCAAGGACGACCACCGCATCATCATGAGCGACGGCACCCCCGCCCTGCGCTTCCTCGACCCCCAGACCTTGGCCGTCACCGGCCGACTGACCGTCACCGCCGACGGCCGGCCGGTGGACCAGCTGAACGAGCTGGAGTGGGTCGCCGACGCGGATGCGCCCGGCGGCGGATATATCTACGCCAACATCTGGCAGACCGACCGCATCGCCCGCATCGATCCGACCAACGGCCATGTCGTGGCCTGGATCGACCTGACCGGCCTGTTTCCGGAGAGCGAGCGCAAGGACGTCAACGACGACGTCCTGAACGGCATCGCCTGGGACGCGGCGGGCAAGCGGCTGTTCGTCACCGGCAAGAACTGGCCGCAGCTGTTCGAGATCCGGATCAAGTAGGGTCGCCCCCCCCCGCCCTCGACCCCGGCCCCTGTTCGCCGTATCGAACCGCATGACCGAAGCCGCCCCTTCCAACATGACCTACGCCCGCTACCTCGGGCTCGACCGGCTGCTGTCGGCGCAGGATCCGATCTCGGACCAGCACGACGAGATGCTGTTCGTCATCATCCACCAGACCAAGGAGCTGTGGCTCAAGCAGATCCTGCACGAGGTGGGGCTGGCCCAGACGATGGTGCGGAACGGAGATCTGGTCCCGGCCTACAAGTCGCTGGCGCGGGTCAGCCGCATCCAGGCTGTGATGACCCAGAGCTGGGACATCCTGGCGACCATGACCCCGGCCGACTATCTGCGCTTCCGCGATGTGCTGGGCTCAAGCTCGGGCTTCCAGAGCGACCAGTTCCGGCGCTTCGAGGCCATGCTGGGGCTCAAGGACGCCCGCTTTCTCGCCTTCCAGGAAGACCGGCCCGAGGCCCATGCGGCGCTCAAGGCCGCGATCGAGGCGCCCAGCCTGTATGACGACGCCCTGGCCCAGCTGGCCAACGCCGGCCTGCCGGTGCCCGAGGCGGTTCTGAACCGCGACGTCAGCCGGCCCTACGAACCGTCGGAGGGCGTCGAGGCGGCCTGGCTGGAGGTCTATCGCGACACCGACCGCTGGTGGGCCCAGTATCAGCTGGCCGAGAAGCTGGTCGATCTCGACGACGCCCTGCTGACCTGGCGGCACAAACATGTGGTGACCATAGAGCGGATCATCGGCCGGCGTCGGGGCACCGGCGGCACGGAGGGCGCGGCCTATCTGATGACGACGCTGGAGAAGCGCTGCTTCCCGGAACTCTGGTCGCTTCGCACGAAGCTCTAGCGAGGCTTGGGCACGAAGCTGTGATGACTTGCTGATCCGACGGTGATCGGCCGGTCGCAATCGCGCCGCAACCCGGGGCGAGGCTGGGCCGTTCCAGTGGGTAAGTTTTGGAGACCCCCAATGCCCAACCGTCACGATATCCACGTCCTCAACGGCCTGATCGCCGCCACGCTCGACAGCGCGGAACGGCTGGACCTGATCGCGGACGACAGCGAAAGCTCGGGCCACGGCAGCCTGTTCAGCGCCCTGGCCGAGGAGCGCCGCGACATGGCCCGGGTCATGGCCGCGACCGTCACCGCCCTGGGCGGTCAGCCCGACACCTCGGGTTCGATCTTCGCCAAGGCCCAGCGCGCCGTCATGGACATGAGCCATGCCCTGATGCGCGACGAGGCCGGTCTGGTCGACGCCGCCGACCGGGGCGAGGCCGCGCTGGACAAGCGCTTCCACGCCGCCGTCGCCGACGAGAAACTGTCGGCGACCACCCGCGAGACCATCCGCCGGGCCCACGCCGCCATCCACCGCGAGACCACCGAGGTCCATAGCCTCAGACGCAGCGTCGACGGCCAAAAGGATGCGTCCAACCGCCTGTTTCCGCAGTAGAAAATGAAAAAGGCCCCGGTCTCTCGACCGGGGCCTTCGTCTTTGGCCGTGAGGCCGATCTTAGGCTTCGTCGGTCTTCTCGGCCGAACCGGTGACCGGCACCTGGGCGCCCTTGGCGGGACGAACCGTCTGGCGCTCGGCGATACGGGCCGACTTACCGCGACGGTCGCGCAGGTAGTAGAGCTTGGCGCGACGGACGACGCCGCGGCGCTTCACTTCGATGGCGTCGATGTTCGGCGACAGGATGGGGAATTTGCGCTCCACGCCTTCACCGAACGAAATCTTGCGGACCGTGAAGGTCTCGTTCACGCCGCCGCCGTCACGGGCGATGCAGACGCCTTCGAACGCCTGGATGCGTTCGCGTTCGCCTTCCTTGATCTTGACCATGACGCGCAGGGTGTCGCCGGGCTGGAAGTCCGGGATCGCGCGGGTCGCGATCAGGCGGGCTTTTTCTTCGGCTTCGATAGTCTGAAGGATGTTGGCCATTAGTCTTGTTCTCCTCGGGCTTTTTTGCCCTTTAGCTTTGAGTTGGCGGAGGATTCCGCTGGTCGATTTGCAAGATGAGCCTGCCAGAGATCCGGCCGCCGCTCCTGCGTAGTGAGTTCCCGCTGTTCCTGACGCCAGATCGCCATCTTGCGATGGTCGCCCGACAACAGCACCTCGGGGATATCCAGCCCCTCGAACGTCCGCGGTCTCGTGTACTGCGGATGCTCCAGAAGCCCGTCCTCGAAACTCTCGGTCGACAGGCTTTCGCCTGAGCCGAGCACTCCGGGGATCAGTCTTACGCACGCCTCGATCACCAGCATCGCCGCCGCCTCGCCGCCGGCGAGAACCGCGTCTCCGACGGAGACCTCCTCGAACCCGCGGGCGTCGAGCACCCGTTGATCCACCCCTTCGAACCGGCCGCAGAGGACGGTGATCCCGTCCGCCTTCGCCCATTCCTTCACCCGCGCCTGGGTCAGGGGCCGACCGCGTGCGCTCATGTACAAAAGCGGCCGAGGCGGGCCCGCCACGCTGTCGAGCGCTCGAGCCACCACGTCCGCTTTGAGGACCTGTCCGGGGCCGCCACCCGCAGGGGTGTCGTCGAGGAAGCCGCGCTTATCTTCGGAAAAGTCCCGAATGTCCAGCGTTTCCAGACTCCACAGCCCCTTCTCGCGCCAGGCCGTGCCGATCAGGGACACGCCGAGCGCGCCCGGAAAGGCCTCGGGGAACATGGTCAGGACGGTGGCGGTGAAGGGCATTGAGGGTCGGGTCGATCCGGTTGAAGTGGCAGGGCGCCACCGAAAAACACACTGACAGACTGCCAAATCCTGCCAAACGGTCGCGAAGACAGGAAAGGGAGCGAGCCGCGCGCCCAATATAGTCCCGTTGCAAACGGCGCCATGCCGAAGTCGCCGACTTTCCGTCTTCAGACTGAAAAGACGCGGAAAAATCCCGGCACAAACGCGCGGTCGAAGCCCTCAACCCGGCAAAAGGGTCTCCGCCTGCAGCCGCGCGGTCCAGCGGGCCGCTCGTTCCTTCAGCTCGTCCTTGAGCCGCAGGTCCGACAGATCGGTCGGCAGCCGGTCCAGCTGTTCGAAGCGGAAGTCGTCGGGCGTATGGGCGTTCCAGGCCGCCTGCAGCGAGGGATCGCGACCCGAGCCGGTCTTCAGGGTGAAGCTGAGTCCGTTCCAGCGGGTGTCGATATGGCGCGTCTGACCCACCCAGGCCTGACCTGTCGCCGCACAGATGACGGCATAGACCCCGGCGACGGTCGGGGTGTCCTTATAGTCGGCGATCAGGGCCTTGCGGGCGGCCAAAGACGGGACGGTCGAAGGTGGGACTGGGATCATGGTCGGGCTCGCGAATTCCATTTGATCCGGGTAGAATAGGCTTTATTTTAGTCCGGGTAAATAACCCGAGGGGTCATTCGCCAGAGCTGCGGAATTCGTATAGGGCGACGGCCCATGAGCTCGACCCCGAACGCGCCCCTGATCCTGGAGACCACCGACACGGCCGACAGCCCGGTCTTCGCGGATTTCTTCGCCGGATACGAGAAGGCCTTCGTCCTGCCCGAGGAGATGGAGGACGAGGACGGGTTTCGGGCCTGTCTGGACCTGAACCACGGCGCGGCGCGGCAGGCGCTGGAGGCGCGCTACGGCCTGTTCCGCGAAATCTGCCTGACCGCGCGCGATCCGGACGACGGCGGCCTGGTCGGCGGGGCCAATCTGATCGCCATGCCGAACGGCGCGCTGAACGGGGTTCCGGTGATCACGGCCAACCTCAACTATGTCTATGTCGACGGCGCCCAGCGCGGAAAAGGCCGGTTCCGCGCCCTGGTTCATGCGATTTCCGATCATGTGGCGGGGATGTTCCCGCAAGCCCTCCCGGAGGGGACAGGCGCCCGGCCTCTGGTCTTCATCGAGCAGAACGACCCCATCGCCATGGACGACGACGCTTATGAGCGGGACACACGCTTCACCGGCATGGATCAGTTCGATCGCTTACGCGTCTGGAGCCGGGCCGGGGCCCTGATGGTCGATATGGACTATGTCCAGCCGCCGCTGTCGCCCGACCATCCGCCGGTCGACACCCTGATCCTGTCGGTGCTCGGCGCCGGGGAGGCCCGCGCCCTGCCGGCCCGGCTGGTGCGCGACCATCTGGCCCGGTTCTTCGGCATTTCGGTGCTGAAGGGCCAGCCGCTGGAGCGGAATGAGACGGCGGCCCGGCAGCTGGCCGAACTGGACGCCCTGGCCTGGAAGGACGGCGCCGTCCGCCTGATCGACCTGGGGCCGGTGCTGGCGAGCCCGGAAAGGCCGGAGGCGATCCGGTCGCGGGTCGGGGCCGGAGACGGGATCGGGCGACGGTTCCGGGGGACGCTGACGGCCTGATCCGCCGAAGCGGCGTCAGGCCGTCACGGCCTCGTCGTCCATGGTCTTGTAGTGCAGGGCCACGTGATCCGGCAGGGCGCAAGCGGAGTAGTCATGCGCCGCCCGCCAGGCCGCGCCGTCGGGTTCGAAGATGACGACGCCTGACGTCTGCAGCCTCACATAGTCCGGATCCCCCTGCC
The genomic region above belongs to Brevundimonas goettingensis and contains:
- a CDS encoding F0F1 ATP synthase subunit delta; amino-acid sequence: MADDFRTTEVGERYAQALFDLALETNKIDAVRADLKSLKAAWTESADLRRLATSPVISAEDQVKGLIAIATRAKFEITTRNFLGLLAQNGRARDLAAVIAGFEALYAKHAGIVAAEVVSTQALTAAQLKTITTALTTALGKNPEITTRVDPSILGGLKVKVGSKLFDASLKTKLDQMKFALKRA
- a CDS encoding glutaminyl-peptide cyclotransferase; the encoded protein is MRLSLPVRLSALFMLLGACAAPMGAASAPLAEAAQAPPAAGTTGTVPVLGYEIVRTFPHATDAFTEGLFYRGEGAEAELVESTGRFPSDIRIVRLADGEVLRKRVLDTAYFGEGIVQVGDRLISLTWRNHLGFIWNATDLSPMGLFSYTGEGWALTKDDHRIIMSDGTPALRFLDPQTLAVTGRLTVTADGRPVDQLNELEWVADADAPGGGYIYANIWQTDRIARIDPTNGHVVAWIDLTGLFPESERKDVNDDVLNGIAWDAAGKRLFVTGKNWPQLFEIRIK
- a CDS encoding TerC family protein, whose translation is MFDAIVPLLTDPAAWLALTTLIVMEVVLGIDNLVFISILSNKLPPEQRQKVRRLGIGLALIMRLGLLATIGWIVGLTAPVFNLGFHGPLNSHGEPSFDTMFSWRDLILIAGGLFLLWKATKEIHHTVDPTPSHDVLDKKSVVINNAGAAIVQIILLDLVFSVDSILTAVGMTDHVPIMMVAVIVAVTVMLLASDPLANFIDKNPTVVMLALGFLLMIGAVLIADGFGVHVPKGYIYAAMAFSALVEGLNMAGRASSKKKQAALDAHQAELNARETAGPGV
- a CDS encoding PA2169 family four-helix-bundle protein, coding for MPNRHDIHVLNGLIAATLDSAERLDLIADDSESSGHGSLFSALAEERRDMARVMAATVTALGGQPDTSGSIFAKAQRAVMDMSHALMRDEAGLVDAADRGEAALDKRFHAAVADEKLSATTRETIRRAHAAIHRETTEVHSLRRSVDGQKDASNRLFPQ
- the atpA gene encoding F0F1 ATP synthase subunit alpha, producing MDIRAAEISAILKSQIASFGVEADVSDVGQVLSVGDGIARIHGLDNVQAGEMIEFPKAGVKGMALNLERDNVGAVIFGADAAIAEGDEVRRLGEIVDVPVGKGLLGRVVNPLGEPIDGKGPISFTERRRVDVKAPGIIPRKSVHEPMQTGLKAIDTLIPVGRGQRELIIGDRQVGKTAVAIDTILNQKSTNAAAASEGEKLYCIYVAIGQKRSTVAQIVKTLEERGALDYTIVVAATASEPAPLQFLAPFAGTAMGEFFRDNGMHALIVYDDLSKQAVAYRQMSLLLRRPPGREAYPGDVFYLHSRLLERSAKLNADYGSGSMTALPLIETQANDVSAYIPTNVISITDGQIFLESDLFYQGIRPAVNVGISVSRVGSSAQTKAMKKVAGSIKGELAQYREMAAFAKFGSDLDASTQKLLARGARLTELLKQPQYSPLTMEEQVVSVYAGTRGYLDGIAVSDIGRFESELLARIHSSNASLLDGIRAKKDLTAELEAELKSVLEAFVKTFA
- the trmD gene encoding tRNA (guanosine(37)-N1)-methyltransferase TrmD; amino-acid sequence: MPFTATVLTMFPEAFPGALGVSLIGTAWREKGLWSLETLDIRDFSEDKRGFLDDTPAGGGPGQVLKADVVARALDSVAGPPRPLLYMSARGRPLTQARVKEWAKADGITVLCGRFEGVDQRVLDARGFEEVSVGDAVLAGGEAAAMLVIEACVRLIPGVLGSGESLSTESFEDGLLEHPQYTRPRTFEGLDIPEVLLSGDHRKMAIWRQEQRELTTQERRPDLWQAHLANRPAESSANSKLKGKKARGEQD
- the rplS gene encoding 50S ribosomal protein L19, with amino-acid sequence MANILQTIEAEEKARLIATRAIPDFQPGDTLRVMVKIKEGERERIQAFEGVCIARDGGGVNETFTVRKISFGEGVERKFPILSPNIDAIEVKRRGVVRRAKLYYLRDRRGKSARIAERQTVRPAKGAQVPVTGSAEKTDEA
- a CDS encoding tryptophan 2,3-dioxygenase; this translates as MTEAAPSNMTYARYLGLDRLLSAQDPISDQHDEMLFVIIHQTKELWLKQILHEVGLAQTMVRNGDLVPAYKSLARVSRIQAVMTQSWDILATMTPADYLRFRDVLGSSSGFQSDQFRRFEAMLGLKDARFLAFQEDRPEAHAALKAAIEAPSLYDDALAQLANAGLPVPEAVLNRDVSRPYEPSEGVEAAWLEVYRDTDRWWAQYQLAEKLVDLDDALLTWRHKHVVTIERIIGRRRGTGGTEGAAYLMTTLEKRCFPELWSLRTKL
- a CDS encoding GIY-YIG nuclease family protein, which gives rise to MIPVPPSTVPSLAARKALIADYKDTPTVAGVYAVICAATGQAWVGQTRHIDTRWNGLSFTLKTGSGRDPSLQAAWNAHTPDDFRFEQLDRLPTDLSDLRLKDELKERAARWTARLQAETLLPG
- a CDS encoding cation diffusion facilitator family transporter; this encodes MAASTNKNVVFAALAGNLAIAVTKLIAALITGSAAMMSEAIHSAVDTGNQVLLLVGLRRAARPATETHPFGHGLQLYFYTFVVSVLIFGVGAVVSITHGIDRIRAPEPIENPWVNYVVLGLSVVFEGASWFVALKAFNTERGDRPFLKSIHGSKDPTVFTVLFEDTAALSGLVVALVGVVCSQLFDLPVLDGIASIVIGVILAVTAAFLAFESQSLLTGEAADPATREGIRAIAAAEPGVEGLNDARTMHFGPNEILVCLSLDFRNDLSAADVEDTVARLEQKLRAAYPQAGRIYVEAQSFASHSAVREAVIAGGGAGALVSDVPAPSQP